GGAGGACGGCATCCTCAAATCACTCCTGAATTCAAGGGAGACCTCCTTTAAACTGGGACTTGAACCCTCAGGTAATGCCCGTTCATCCATAGCCGATCAGCCCATCGTCAGAATGAGCAACACATACCTTGAACCCGGCGAATTATCCTTTGAGGAACTCATCGAAGACATGAAGAGCGGGGTCTACCTTAGGGGTTCGCGTGGAGGTCAGGTCGACACCGGTAAGGGGATATTCCAGTTCAATGCAGCTGAATCCTTCAGGATAGAGGATGGTGAAGTCAGGGAACCTCTGAAGGATGTTTCACTCTCAGGAAACGTCCTTGAGACCCTCAAAAACATCGATGGTGTTGGATCCGACTTTAAACTTGGAATCGGATTCTGCGGTAAATCAGGGCAGAGTGTGCCCGTTGGTGATGGCGGCCCCCACGTAAGGATCATGAATGCCATGGTTGGCGGGACAGGCTAGGTTCACCGGTTCGATCATTAACGTGGTCTCTGGAAGTTCATGTTCAGCCGCACCCTCTCCATGCGCACCCTGCTCCCTTGAAGGATAATCACCAGATGCAGGTGTCTCCATGATTTCAGAAGAGGATGGTAAATTACTGGTAAAAATTGCAAGAAGAGCCATTGAAGAACACTTAAAGGGTTCCGAGAAGTTTGAGCTGGATGAAGACATCCCTGAAACCCTGATGGAGAAGAGGGGTGTCTTCGTGACCCTTGAAAAAAATGGGGCTCTTAGGGGGTGTATAGGTTACCCTGAACCCGTGAAGCCACTTATAGAGGCACTGATAGACGCCGCCATCTCAGCCGCCACCAGGGACCCCAGATTCCCTCCGGTTGAACCAGAGGAACTTGAGGACATAACCGTTGAGGTCAGTGTGCTCACCGTGCCCGAACCCCTTGAGGTTGAAAGGCCCTCTGATTACCCTGAACATATAAGGGTGGGTGTTGATGGACTGATAGTTGAAAGGGGATGGGCCCGCGGACTCCTCCTCCCCCAGGTTGCCCCTGAATGGGGATGGGATGCTGAGGAGTTCCTCTGCAACACATGCATGAAGGCGGGGCTACCCCCTGACTGCTTCTATGACCCTGAAACAAGAGTTTACAGGTTCCAGGCTCAGATATTCAATGAAGAGGAAAATTAAAGCATTGTAATAAAGATCTTATCCCTGAAGATACTTATCAGTTAACAGGAAGCGTGATTGATTTATGATAATACCAACAGTTCCAACAACAGATGAACTCCTTGATAAGGGATTCAGGAGGGCCAGGAAGGCCGCCTCCCTCAAGAGAAGTTCAAAGATACCAGGCCAGAAGAAGGCCAAGGTGATTGAATCAACCCGTGTTCAGACGGCCTGTCAGGTTATACGGGACCGTCTGAATATGATCATCAAGAGAATACCGGATATAGAATCCCTGCCAGAATTCTACCAGGACTACATTGACGTCACCGTCGGTGTGGATGAACTTAAAAAATCCCTCGGAGCCCTTAACTGGGCTGCTGGAATTTTAAATCAGCTTGAAGCAGATTACATGGCACGTATAAAGCGTTCGAAGCCTTCTGATGCTGCCCAGCTGAGGAGGGAGGCCTTTGGAAGGATATCATCGGTTGTGAAGAGGATTGAGGGTGACCTTGACTTCCTTGACTTTGCAAAGAACAGGCTCAGGAATATGCCAACCGTTGATTTCGATGCCTTCACCGTGGTTATTGCCGGGTTCCCCAATGTTGGTAAGTCCACCCTCCTCAGGACCCTGACGGGTGCCGAGCCAGAGGTTGCGGATTACCCCTTCACAACCAAGGGTATACAGATAGGCCACCTTGAGAGGAAATGGAGGAAGATCCAGGTCATCGACACTCCGGGACTCCTTGACCGCCCTGTTGAGGATATGAACAATATTGAACTCCAGGCCATGGTCGCCCTTGAAAACATAGCCGATGTGATACTCTTCATCTTCGATGCATCCGAAACCTGCGGCTACTCACTTGAGAGTCAGTACAGCCTCTACCTTGGGATAAGGAGTGTCTTTGATATTCCTGTGGTGACGGTTTTCAACAAGATGGACCTTGCAGAAAATGTTAAGTATCTGGAGGAATATATTAATAAAGTTGAAGATCCGCTGATGGTTTCTGCGTTCCAGGGCAGAGGGGTCTCCAGGATAATTGAAAGATTGGAGGGTTTGTATGAAGAAGAAACTTGAAAAGCCAATGACCATGCTGGAGAAAAGAAGGCTGATGGCTGAGAAGATGATAGATGAGATGATAAGCAACATGAAGGAGATGCAGAAGGAGTTTGAGAAGAAGATCTCCGAGTACACCGAGACAATACCAGAGAAACTGAGCATGGACGTCATGGAAACAGATGACACCATAATCATTAAAACAGATCTGCCGGGTGTTAAAAAGGAGGACATAAACATAGAGCTCACAGAGGACTCAATATCAATATCAGCCGTCTTCGAAGAGGAAGTTGAAGTCGAAGAGGCAAACTTTGTCAGGAAGGAACGGAAGTACGGTGAAGCAAGAAGGGAGATGAGGCTGCCTGAAAAGATCAGGGTCGAGGATGCCAGAGCCAAATTTGAGAACGGTGTCCTTACCGTGGAACTCCCGAAGGTTGAGGTCAAAAAGAAACAGACCCTCAAGGTGGAATAAACCCACCCTTTAATTTTAGATTTTTCATTCAGTCATTTCCCGTCTTTTCACTCTCCATGTATCTCTTATTCTTTTATTACTGCTTTTTTCATAAAAATCGTTGGAAAGGGGGCAGCTATCAGTACCTGACCTTGCCAATGTGCCTTGTGCTGCCCGGGTCCTCCCCGCTGTAATGGGCAAGGTAGTAGACAAACCATTCAAGGGGAACCGCAAGTATGAAGGGTGAAAGGATGGATTCAAGATCAGAATAATCAGACATCCTGAATACGATGTTCCTGGCGCCCAGCTTTTCACAGAAAGCAATTGCCCTTGATGTGAGCTCATCACCGGGAAACCCTGCTTCAAGGAATATTACAGGGACACCCGCCTCAACCCTCTCAATAAGTCCATGCCTGAATTCACCAGAATAGAGGGGACATGCATGTTTAAGGGCCCCCTCCATCAGCATGGTCATTGCAAGCTTGTATGCCAGTCCATAATTGGGGCCGCTCCCCATGCAGTAAAAGATTTCCTCACCGGAATATTCCTCTGCAAGGTCCCTGCACTGGTCCCGGGTGTCCTTGAGGAGCCTTTCAATTTCCACTGGCAGTCTTTCAAGTTCCAGGAGCACCCCTTCAGCCATCTCATCCCTGTACATCCCGAAGAGAATCCTGTAGAGGGACATGAGCTGTGTCATGTAGGTCTTTGTTCCGAGTATGGCCTCCTCATGACCGCACCTGGTTATCACGGCCTCGGATGACTCGGATGCCATGCTGCTTTCAGGTTCATTCGTAACCGTTATGGTTTTAAGGCCCAGTTCATTGGCCTTCCTGAGGGCTGCCAGGGTATCTGCTGTTTCACCCGACTGTGATGTGAATATCACCGCAGAGTCCCTGTTACTGATCTTCTGATGATAGTAGAATTCATACCCTGTCATGACGGTGATTGCTGTTTCATAGTTCATGCACAGGGCGTCGCGTGCACTGTAACATGTTGAAAGGGAACTTCCGCAGCCCACAAGGTAGATGTGCCTGCAGTCCACCATATCGGAGGATATGCTGTCCATATGTTCCCCTTCAAGTTTCATCGTCCTCCTGAGGGACTCTGGCTGTTCCATGAGCTCATCATACATTTTATACTTCATCAAATCCTCTCCATCAGAATCCTGTATTCCTCTGCAATCTTAAGGGCGGTTTCAGCAACTTCAACGGCGTCCTTACCCGTCAATACAACCATGGGTTCCTTACCCCAGGCTCCCCTGTGGTATATGACATCCGGGGGTGACTCTGAGTCTCTGAAGGCCTCCTCCACACCCCACGGTATGGTTCCGCCCTCAGAATCCCTTACACTGGCTGGCTCCCTGCTCCTGTCATAGCAGGAAACCACAAGCCCTGCCTTCTCACATATCCTGATTATACTTTCATCGAACTTAATATTAATGGCTGCCCTCCTTTCCGGTCTGTGTCTCATGAAGGTCAGTATGAAACGTGCCATGTGGGACGATGCACCGTATTCTGGTTCACGGCATGCAAATGCCTTTCCACGGAACTCAGTGATTCTCCCGGGTACTGCTGCCACGTCTTCAGTGTCTTTAGCACCTTCACGTGCCATTACAATGTTTGATCTGACCTCAGGGACCAGCAGTCCAAAATCATCCGATGATGAGAGTAATTCAAGGGCCCTTTTAAGGTTTTCTATCTCCATCCTATCACTCCATCTGAAACCTTCCAGAAAATAGTTATATGTGGACCGGTAATTTATAACCATAAGTCTTAAAGGTGTTTCTCATGGAGAAGGTGAAGGATTTTAGAGGTATAAAGGGACACCTTGGGGTCTTCAGGGAGGAGACCGCCAAGGCTGAGAGGATAGGATTTGCAGGGGTCCCCGGAGTATGCACTCCCTTTGCACAGTTATTTGCCTATGCTGTGAGGGATAAGGAGAACCTTTTCATTCCATCCACTGACTTTGAAAGGGCAAGGACCCTTGAGCTGACAGATTACGGTGTTGAACTTGGAGAAGTCAACCCGGGGAGGGTTGATGTGCTGGTGCTCCTCGGCGGACTTTCAATGCCAGGGATAGGCTCAGATATCGAGGACGTTAAGGAACTGGTAGGGAAGGCCCTTAAGGATGATGGCAAGCTCATGGGACTCTGCTACATGGACATGTTCAGGAAGGCAGGATGGTATGATCTCCTGGACTTTGACTGCGTCATAAACGCAGACATAGAGGGTTTTGTCCTCAGGAAACAGGAATAAATCCTGCAGCTTGTTGAACACACACCCTAAGGGCCAGTACATATAAAAAGATATTAAATCCTGCAGCTGATTGAACCTGCAAACCTAGGTTCATCCACAGGTATGAACCCTGCAGCCCGGGCCCTATAACTCATGAGAGGTTGTTTCCTTGGATCGTTACAGAGTATACGAAGACCTTGAAGCCCTTGATATGGAGAGGGGAAGACTGTATGAGACAATCACTGTAACCTGGGATGAGTCCATGAAGGGGAATGCAGCTCCCATCGGTGTCCTGTGCACCGGTAAGAGGAGCGTTACCCTCTATCTTTACCACGGGACACATACACTCCAGAACATCCTTGAAACAGGGAGATTCACCGCTAACATAACCCTCGACCCACTGCTCTTTACAGAATCCGCCCTTGCTGACCTCGATGATGAAATGTTCTCCCAGCACCAGGATTACCTGTACCTGAAGGGTGCCGATGCATTCTTCACAGCAGAAGTGGAATCCGTGAGGGAGGTTGTGAAGAGGGACAGATTCAGGGAGTCCCCGGTTTCAATTGTCAGGGCAGGGGTCCGTGAGGTCATGAAGGGTGATGGGTTTCGTATCGCGCTTAACAGGGGGATATACGCTGTTATAGAGTCCCTCATCGAGTATACCCGCGCAGAAATCTCTGATCCTGTGAAGGTCATGGAGAGGGTGCGGGAGATGAACAGGGTTGCCCGGAAGGTTGGAGGATCCCAGGAGAAGGAGGCTATGAAAAGAATAATTGAAGAACTTGAATCAAAGGTCAACCACCGGAAATCGCCTGGCCAGTGAAAACCCTCATCATGGATCATGAATCAACAATAACATCCACAAATTCAAACATGGTTAGCTCATTAAGGTTCTGTTTCACCTTGATTAATCAACAATAACATCCACAAATTCAAACCTATCAACACTGAATAGTCCGCGATCCCCTATTTTGAGTTCAGGTATTACAAGGAGCGAAAGGAAGGACATTGTCATGAAGGGTGCTCCAAGTCGTGATCCAAGTTCATATGCAAAATCATTGATCTCTTCAAGTTCCTCTGCGACCTCAGATGCCTCCCTGTCTGTCATGAGACCGGCTACTGGTAATTCAAGCACCATGCATCTGTCATCTGAAAGAGCAGCAAGTCCGCCTCCACTTTCCCTTAAAAGGTCAACCGCCCCCTTCATCTTTTCTGAGTCAGTGCCGACCACGATGATGTTGTGGGAGTCATGGGCCACGGTTGATGCAAGGGCACCCTCCCCTAATCCGAAGCCCCTTACAAATCCATTTGCAATGTTCCCCTTACCGTAACGGTCTATGACCGACACCTTGAGTATATCAGCCGATGGATCCGGGGCCACGAAACCATCCTCAACAGCAAGCCCTGCCCTTGACTCCTCCGTGATTATCTGGCCATCCATGACATCAATCACCCTGACGGTGACCTCATCGGCATCGGATTCAACCTCAAGGTCCTCCTCACTGAACTCCTTAACCTTTATCCTGTTCACTGAGATGGGGGCTGACTTCTTCATCCGGTAGGTGCATCTGCCGTCTGCAGCCACCAGTTCACCGCCAATGTAGACCCTCCTGACAGTGAAATCCCTCAGGTTATCCACCACTGCAAGGTCTGCATGCATCCCAGGGGCTATGGCGCCTGTATCCAGACGGTAATGTGATGCAGGGTTTATGGTTACCATCTGGACGGCCTCCACAGGATCCGCGCCATACTCAACCGCCCTCCTGAGTGCAAGGTCCAAATGCCCCCTCAGAAGATCCCCGGGGTGGATGTCATCGGATACCAGGAAATCGCAGCCGGCAGGCAGAAGGTCCCTGAGGTTCTTTGCACTTGAACCCTCCCTTGCCATGATCTTCATGCCGAGCTCCCTTTTTTCAATGGCC
The sequence above is drawn from the Methanothermobacter wolfeii genome and encodes:
- a CDS encoding TIGR00296 family protein translates to MISEEDGKLLVKIARRAIEEHLKGSEKFELDEDIPETLMEKRGVFVTLEKNGALRGCIGYPEPVKPLIEALIDAAISAATRDPRFPPVEPEELEDITVEVSVLTVPEPLEVERPSDYPEHIRVGVDGLIVERGWARGLLLPQVAPEWGWDAEEFLCNTCMKAGLPPDCFYDPETRVYRFQAQIFNEEEN
- a CDS encoding NOG1 family protein produces the protein MIIPTVPTTDELLDKGFRRARKAASLKRSSKIPGQKKAKVIESTRVQTACQVIRDRLNMIIKRIPDIESLPEFYQDYIDVTVGVDELKKSLGALNWAAGILNQLEADYMARIKRSKPSDAAQLRREAFGRISSVVKRIEGDLDFLDFAKNRLRNMPTVDFDAFTVVIAGFPNVGKSTLLRTLTGAEPEVADYPFTTKGIQIGHLERKWRKIQVIDTPGLLDRPVEDMNNIELQAMVALENIADVILFIFDASETCGYSLESQYSLYLGIRSVFDIPVVTVFNKMDLAENVKYLEEYINKVEDPLMVSAFQGRGVSRIIERLEGLYEEET
- a CDS encoding Hsp20/alpha crystallin family protein, whose translation is MKKKLEKPMTMLEKRRLMAEKMIDEMISNMKEMQKEFEKKISEYTETIPEKLSMDVMETDDTIIIKTDLPGVKKEDINIELTEDSISISAVFEEEVEVEEANFVRKERKYGEARREMRLPEKIRVEDARAKFENGVLTVELPKVEVKKKQTLKVE
- a CDS encoding SIS domain-containing protein, translating into MKYKMYDELMEQPESLRRTMKLEGEHMDSISSDMVDCRHIYLVGCGSSLSTCYSARDALCMNYETAITVMTGYEFYYHQKISNRDSAVIFTSQSGETADTLAALRKANELGLKTITVTNEPESSMASESSEAVITRCGHEEAILGTKTYMTQLMSLYRILFGMYRDEMAEGVLLELERLPVEIERLLKDTRDQCRDLAEEYSGEEIFYCMGSGPNYGLAYKLAMTMLMEGALKHACPLYSGEFRHGLIERVEAGVPVIFLEAGFPGDELTSRAIAFCEKLGARNIVFRMSDYSDLESILSPFILAVPLEWFVYYLAHYSGEDPGSTRHIGKVRY
- a CDS encoding thiamine-phosphate synthase family protein yields the protein MEIENLKRALELLSSSDDFGLLVPEVRSNIVMAREGAKDTEDVAAVPGRITEFRGKAFACREPEYGASSHMARFILTFMRHRPERRAAINIKFDESIIRICEKAGLVVSCYDRSREPASVRDSEGGTIPWGVEEAFRDSESPPDVIYHRGAWGKEPMVVLTGKDAVEVAETALKIAEEYRILMERI
- a CDS encoding DUF2124 family protein codes for the protein MEKVKDFRGIKGHLGVFREETAKAERIGFAGVPGVCTPFAQLFAYAVRDKENLFIPSTDFERARTLELTDYGVELGEVNPGRVDVLVLLGGLSMPGIGSDIEDVKELVGKALKDDGKLMGLCYMDMFRKAGWYDLLDFDCVINADIEGFVLRKQE
- a CDS encoding DUF447 domain-containing protein codes for the protein MDRYRVYEDLEALDMERGRLYETITVTWDESMKGNAAPIGVLCTGKRSVTLYLYHGTHTLQNILETGRFTANITLDPLLFTESALADLDDEMFSQHQDYLYLKGADAFFTAEVESVREVVKRDRFRESPVSIVRAGVREVMKGDGFRIALNRGIYAVIESLIEYTRAEISDPVKVMERVREMNRVARKVGGSQEKEAMKRIIEELESKVNHRKSPGQ
- the ade gene encoding adenine deaminase, which codes for MGIELIRGNILNVFTGDIYPAEIEIEDGIIRAVRRIRGEYDHIILPGFIDAHVHIESSMLTPSSFASAAVPHGTVAAVSDPHEIANVMGVSGIDFMISDSSEAPMRFYFTAPSCVPATPFETAGAEISAGEIMELLGRDSIVALGEMMNFPGVIAGDEEVTAKIEAAKAMRKPIDGHAPLLSGDDLCTYIAAGISTDHECVTATEAIEKRELGMKIMAREGSSAKNLRDLLPAGCDFLVSDDIHPGDLLRGHLDLALRRAVEYGADPVEAVQMVTINPASHYRLDTGAIAPGMHADLAVVDNLRDFTVRRVYIGGELVAADGRCTYRMKKSAPISVNRIKVKEFSEEDLEVESDADEVTVRVIDVMDGQIITEESRAGLAVEDGFVAPDPSADILKVSVIDRYGKGNIANGFVRGFGLGEGALASTVAHDSHNIIVVGTDSEKMKGAVDLLRESGGGLAALSDDRCMVLELPVAGLMTDREASEVAEELEEINDFAYELGSRLGAPFMTMSFLSLLVIPELKIGDRGLFSVDRFEFVDVIVD